A DNA window from Purpureocillium takamizusanense chromosome 9, complete sequence contains the following coding sequences:
- a CDS encoding uncharacterized protein (EggNog:ENOG503NYCZ~COG:L) produces MESPPKRMTRARAAAKACESTAKTTKIVTAAAKAKTAGTATASTKSTTAKRKTRADEHDDDADHDETVTRRAVRGRPRKGPEANAAADDASAPAPVRAARGRPPKKPSTETSDRDQASTATAVVATAPRPRGRPRKTPAAQSGDAAPAPAAEPAKKTTRVRAPTATKPTVKKTVKFEEPDKENMEPEVAKAREPTTGGMRGRPARRGGATAARTTRAAAATTASDVSQKKPLSPKKVTQMPMSRDDDSSEDELATDKVRTPVRHLTKSPMKPKTTTATVHIKGPEPSGDGPDAEVQGSTVTLNASALGASPPRRPPSSPFKDSLKSPAKRIGTATLHGSALKSTNLGAGHPGQTPSFKSSLLRSAAKRPQSPIKGLTLPPATTVTGHQPQSAIKKTMFQSPAKRALPGFRPPTDTRSQEDAALLDSPKMQPIVMATPTPATRRRPSEKLLDEDECHEELEGDDCEADHAGHANVMFSGRLSAVVPRHADPSLDEEVDNRDDEDEVDQIDFVAEVAEPARPLSRDKDMLWAFEHLTAKRVDDPMALDEIAAGMEDSMELPQRREEEAEGQQTPEGDDERGEAQEPLASDKATSAKYQLRQKDQDPCYDINFESDSEGETTVSIKDHLPTPSRSAKGSRDSRRSTMGLTSLAEQFGSWSAASPIKADQIADVASADVYEDLDGHQETAASVTGEPEPSVKSTFFEDEMAAHVGEAQAVVPPTTANKSLDDGESEELCMDNIMITEEDAALAQEANDLSVLEPDRVEQAVNGGSFDDSVSEASQEYGDENEVPVDPALESNAPAGPVTPMRPPQHRAFFTTTKVPLKPADNSTPSPLKQRSMSASRASSRRPAALPRSATVISYSPTKERRRTSVAAASPSKADMWSSIGTPARTPRRDLDPALLRGAVVFVDVHTTEGADASGIFVELLSQMGARCIKSWHWNPSGESCSSARVGITHVVYKDGGKRTLEKVRESNGIVHCVGVSWVLDCERENRWLDEAPYCIDTSHIPRGGARRRKSMEPKALANLNGTIVGGSSRTSHPPNTPKNRRDSSLWMHSPSDQDGQEDRDHDDDDDDLEWSCVLLTPVPKTPAPEAVARYAAELPETPQGDDSDDEAEEPSPTRQAHLTRTCPPKANPYREMGAGILSRDKDENVLQRLMAARRKSLQFAPKIGSPLSKTWE; encoded by the exons ATGGAGTCGCCGCCCAAGCGAATGacgcgcgctcgcgctgcggCCAAGGCCTGCGAGTcgacggccaagacgacCAAGATTGtcacagccgccgccaaagcaAAGACGGCAGGGACCGCAACAGCGAGCACGAAAAGCACCACTGCCAAGCGCAAGACGAGGGCCGACGagcatgacgatgatgccgaccATGACGAGACTGTCACGCGGCGAGCCGTTCGGGGGCGGCCTCGCAAAGGCCCCGAGGCCAATGCCGCTGCGGATGACGCTTCTGCACCGGCGCCTGTCCGGGCAGCGCGCGGAAGGCCACCCAAGAAGCCATCCACCGAAACGTCCGACCGAGATCAGGCCAGCACTGCTACCGCTGTTGTTGCCACCGCGCCGAgacctcgtggccgccccAGGAAGACACCCGCCGCTCAaagcggcgacgccgcacCTGCCCCCGCAGCAGAGCCGGCAAAGAAGACGACCCGCGTCCGCGCCCCTACAGCCACCAAGCCAACcgtgaagaagacggtcaAGTTCGAAGAGCCAGACAAGGAAAACATGGAGCCCGAGGTGGCAAAAGCCAGAGAGCCAACCACGGGCGGCATGCGCGGCAGgcccgcgcgccgaggaggagctaCCGCTGCCCGTACCAcgcgggccgctgctgcaacGACGGCCTCTGATGTTTCTCAGAAGAAGCCTCTTAGCCCGAAAAAGGTGACACAGATGCCCATGTCcagggacgacgacagctCAGAAGATGAGCTTGCCACGGACAAGGTGCGTACGCCTGTCAGGCACCTTACGAAGAGCCCCATGAAGCCAAAAACCACCACGGCTACTGTGCACATCAAGGGGCCAGAGCCCTCCGGTGATGGCCCCGATGCGGAAGTCCAAGGCAGTACGGTGACGCTCAACGCCTCGGCTCTGggcgcatcaccaccacgacggccaCCTTCGTCACCATTCAAGGACTCTCTCAAGTCCCCCGCCAAGAGGATAGGGACCGCCACTCTCCATGGATCTGCGCTGAAATCTACAAATCTTGGAGCCGGGCACCCAGGCCAGACACCCTCATTCAAGTCATCACTACTGCGCTCTGCTGCCAAGAGGCCGCAGTCGCCTATAAAGGGCCTCACTCTGCCACCTGCGACCACGGTGACGGGTCATCAGCCGCAATCAGCCATCAAGAAGACCATGTTTCAGTCACCCGCCAAACGCGCGCTGCCTGGCTTCAGGCCACCAACAGACACGCGGTCGCAGGAGGATGCCGCGCTGCTGGATTCGCCAAAGATGCAGCCTATTGTCATGGCGACCCCAACGCCCGCCACCAGACGCCGTCCCTCGGAGAAGCTGTTAGACGAAGATGAATGTCACGAAGAGCTGGAAGGCGACGACTGCGAAGCCGACCATGCTGGACATGCCAACGTGATGTTTTCCGGCCGCCTCTCCGCCGTGGTTCCTCGTCACGCAGACCCGAGTTTGGACGAGGAAGTCGACAaccgcgacgatgaggacgaagTTGATCAAATCGACTTCGTTGCCGAAGTGGCTGAGCCCGCCAGGCCCCTGTCACGCGACAAGGACATGCTATGGGCTTTCGAACATCTCACGGCGAAGCGAGTTGACGACCCCATGGCTTTGGATGAAATCGCCGCAGGCATGGAAGACTCAATGGAGCTTCCGCAGCGGCGCGAAGAGGAAGCGGAAGGACAGCAGACCCcggagggagacgacgaaAGGGGAGAAGCTCAGGAGCCACTCGCATCGGACAAGGCTACGAGCGCCAAGTATCAGTTGCGCCAGAAAGACCAGGATCCATGCTACGACATCAATTTCGAGTCGGACTCGGAGGGTGAGACAACTGTGTCGATCAAGGACCATCTCCCCACGCCGTCCAGGTCAGCGAAGGGTTCCCGGGACTCCCGCAGGTCCACCATGGGCCTCACCTCCCTGGCTGAACAGTTCGGCTCCTGGTCCGCGGCCAGTCCCATCAAGGCAGACCAGATCGCGGACGTAGCGTCGGCGGACGTCTACGAGGATCTTGACGGACATCAGGAGACGGCTGCGAGTGTCACGGGAGAACCAGAGCCTTCTGTCAAGAGTACGTTTTTCGAAGACGAAATGGCGGCTCATGTCGGCGAAGCACAGGCTGTAGTACCGCCCACGACTGCGAATAAGAGTCTCGATGACGGTGAGTCTGAGGAGCTTTGCATGGACAACATCATGATCACGGAGGAAGACGCCGCTCTCGCTCAGGAGGCGAACGATTTGTCAGTTTTGGAGCCGGACCGCGTTGAGCAAGCCGTCAACGGCGGTTCATTCGACGACAGCGTGTCCGAGGCGAGTCAAGAGTATGGAGACGAAAACGAGGTGCCTGTCGACCCGGCCCTTGAGAGCAATGCCCCTGCAGGTCCCGTCACTCCCATGCGGCCCCCGCAGCACAGGGCCTTtttcaccaccaccaaggtGCCCCTGAAGCCTGCGGACAACTCCACCCCAAGCCCGCTGAAGCAGCGCAGTATGAGCGCCTCACGCGCTAGTTCTAGGCGGCCTGCCGCCCTGCCTCGCAGCGCGACCGTCATCTCGTATTCGCCGACCAaggagaggcggcggacttcagtggcagcagcgagcccgTCCAAGGCGGACATGTGGTCGAGTATCGGCACGCCGGCTCGCACTCCGCGGCGGGACCTGGACCCGGCCCTCCTCCGAggtgccgtcgtcttcgtcgacgtACATACGACCGAGGGCGCTGATGCAAGCGGCATATTCGTCGAGCTTCTGAGCCAGATGGGTGCCCGGTGCATCAAGTCGTGGCACTGGAACCCCAGCGGCGAGTCTTGCTCGTCAGCCAGGGTTGGAATCACGCACGTCGTCTACAAGGACGGGGGCAAGCGCACGCTCGAGAAGGTCCGCGAGTCTAACGGGATCGTGCACTGCGTCGGAGTGAGCTGGGTTCTCGA TTGTGAGCGCGAGAATAGgtggctcgacgaggcgccgtATTGCATCGACACGAGTCACATTCCTCGCGgtggtgcccgccgccgcaagagCATGGAGCCAAAGGCGCTGGCAAACCTCAACGGCACCATCGTGGGCGgttcgtcgaggacgtcgcaCCCGCCCAACACACCCAAGAACCGACGCGACAGCTCCTTGTGGATGCACTCCCCGTCAGACCAGGATGGGCAGGAGGACCGCGaccacgatgacgacgacgacgacctcgagtgGTCGTGTGTCCTGTTGACGCCGGTGCCGAAGACGCCAGCACCagaggccgtcgcccggtACGCCGCAGAGCTGCCAGAGACgccgcagggcgacgacagcgatgACGAAGCGGAGGAGCCGTCGCCAACGAGACAGGCCCATCTGACGCGCACGTGTCCGCCAAAGGCGAACCCGTATCGCGAGATGGGCGCGGGGATTCTCAGCAGAgacaaggacgagaacgTGCTGCAGAggctcatggccgccaggcgCAAGAGCCTGCAGTTTGCTCCCAAGATTGGCAGTCCGCTTTCCAAGACGTGGG
- a CDS encoding uncharacterized protein (EggNog:ENOG503NX1N) — translation MDPVHSLAEAALNSAPPAHQEALHHPSDASAPVPAPAASPAPGHARSQQQTTSGLASSLSPAVSPTSMPRPDDTPSRLPIFSPANSTMHLPHPGSPPPRKDTTSSISTQATTATMASTETNNTSYSADTSPSLHQSIFSVKDGADVSNTRRTSRRRTGPLSQQSRERAALIRKLGACADCRRRRVACHPSHHNLTWEDLVSKFHRSHSPSIQDIAPSFAPGRALSPTASLGASQVVYAGDPQDMEVDSGTQSHHQPGRPPLSESRIRTPLPSGPRLEKSLSLPGIESLKNELQGNVPRMLSTSNRGRYNAVQALLLFWQDDDDATTVQGAVKELADVLDKYYHYTFQIQTIPSSSDGCKSSWRWLSRQLNEFAEDRDQRDVLKIVYYAGHTYLDGNREMILASSRDGVRASTIRWNGIQQILEEACSDTLIIMDAAYYPSSRMVRQKGVLELIAASVSEEHVTALGRCVFTRALVDQLRTRATRSTPLSAAELHSILLAAYPKLIQDRNPEKEMLTSFPAPLHTMMSGNSRLPSIFLCPVYQSSPLRNSFSYENSPQLHLSIKLHDDNVDVDSWNEWLRLMPDGIKDVKVDGPFRTSFR, via the exons ATGGATCCCGTCCACAGCCTGGCCGAGGCTGCCCTCAACTCGGCCCCGCCGGCTCATCAAGAGGCGCTTCATCATCCTAGCGACGCCTCGGCTCCGGTCCCGGCTCCGGCTGCTTCTCCCGCCCCGGGACACGCCCGCTCGCAGCAACAGACCACCTCCGGACTCGCCTCGTCCCTGTCTCCAGCCGTCTCGCCCACTTCCATGCCCAGGCCAGATGATACGCCCTCGCGGCTACCCATCTTTTCTCCCGCCAATTCAACCATGCACCTGCCGCATCCCGGctcccccccgccgcgcAAGGACACtacctcgtccatctcgacccaggccaccacggccaccaTGGCCTCCACGGAGACCAACAACACATCGTACAGTGCCGACACCTCCCCCAGCTTGCACCAGTCCATTTTCTCCGTCAAGGATGGGGCCGACGTCTCTAACACGCGCCGCACCAGCAGGAGACGCACCGGGCCCCTATCCCAACAGTCCAGGGAGCGGGCTGCCTTGATACGAAAGCTGGGCGCATGCGCCGACTGTCGTCGCCGGAGAGTTGCC TGCCATCCCAGCCACCACAACTTGACGTGGGAGGATCTTGTCAGCAAGTTCCACAGGTCTCACAGCCCCAGCATCCAGGACATCGCCCCTTCTTTTGCTCCCGGCCGTGCTCTGAGTCCCACTGCCTCGCTGGGTGCTTCCCAGGTGGTCTACGCCGGCGACCCTCAAGATATGGAGGTGGACTCTGGCACACAATCTCATCATCAGCCCGGCAGACCCCCCTTGAGTGAGTCGCGGATCCGCACGCCGCTGCCTTCCGGCCCTCGCCTGGAAAAGTCTCTTTCGCTTCCGGGCATTGAGAGCCTCAAGAACGAGTTGCAGGGCAATGTGCCTCGCATGCTCTCCACGTCCAACCGCGGCCGCTACAACGCCGTCCAGGCTCTCTTGCTCTTCTGGcaagatgacgatgacgcgaCCACCGTCCAAGGCGCGGTCAAAGAATTGGCTGATGTCCTCGACAAATACTACCATTATACGTTTCAGATCCAGACCATACCATCCTCCTCCGACGGCTGCAAGAGCTCATGGAGATGGCTGTCGCGACAGCTCAACGAATTCGCTGAGGATCGCGACCAGCGCGACGTTTTGAAGATTGTCTATTATGCGGGGCATACGTACCTCGATGGCAACAGAGAGATGATTCTAGCCAG ctccagAGATGGTGTCAGGGCCTCCACCATCCGGTGGAACGGTATTCAGCAAATACTGGAGGAGGCTTGCTCCGACACGCTCATCATAATGGACGCCGCCTACTACCCATCCTCGAGAATGGTCCGACAAAAGGGGGTTTTGGAACTCATTGCCGCATCCGTCTCAGAGGAACACGTGACGGCGCTCGGACGGTGCGTCTTCACGcgggccctcgtcgaccaaCTCCGAACTCGAGCGACTCGATCGACACCGCTGTCTGCCGCAGAACTCCACTCTATTCTTCTCGCGGCCTATCCAAAGTTGATCCAAGACAGAAACCCTGAAAAGGAGATGTTGACGAGCTTCCCGGCCCCGTTACACACCATGATGTCGGGCAACTCACGACTGCCGTCAATATTTCTATGTCCGGTTTATCAGAGCAGCCCGCTCAGGAACAGTTTTTCGTACGAGAACAGCCCGCAGCTCCACCTCTCCATCAAGCTTCACGACGAtaacgtcgacgtcgacagTTGGAATGAGTGGCTGCGGCTAATGCCCGACGGCATCAAGgacgtcaaggtcgacggACCTTTTCGGACCTCTTTCAGGTAG